The genomic DNA AGTTATGGGAATTTTAATTTGTTATGACGCTGACTTCCCGGAGTCGGCTCGCGCCCTAGCTCTTCAAGGGGCGGAAATTTTGCTTTTTCCGACCGCTGGAACGGTTTCTTTTTCTATGTTTTATGGAAATTTTATTGCATCACGTGCGTTTGAAAATGGATGTTTTTTAATCCAAGCGAATCGTGTGGGAAAAGAAGGGGATTTCGTTTATGCAGGATTTTCACGCGTCATTAATCCTCAAGGGATTGTTTTAGTGGATGCAAAAAAACAAGAACGGTTTATTGCCACTGAAATTGATTTATCGCTGATTCAACAACAACGTCAAAAAGCCCCTTATCTTAAAGAATTTAAGGGGGAAATTTATAAAAAATATTTTCGAAGAAGGAAATACGGAAAAAGGAGAGCGCACTTCGCTGCGCTTTGTGTGTGATGGCGGGGACGGCGGGACTCGAACCCGTGACCTCAGCAGTGACAGTGCTGCGCTCTAACCAGCTGAGCTACGCCCCCATAGTGATAAGTCTTAACCAAGGAGAGATTTTTTATCGCTTGTCAGGCAATCCTCTCGAGCGAATGCGGCGATAGCCCGCTTGCGGGGCTTGAGCCGTATGAACGAAGAGAGGAAAATCTTGCTTTGCAAGATTTAAAATCTCGACGATCTAAGCCTTTGAACGGCGGGCCCCGTAGTTTTCACCAAAGGTGAACGCTACGCCCCCATATTTTTCTTTAGCGAGCGAGATAATAACGTGGTTGTCTCCTTTTTTGCAACAAAAAAATGTTATGATAGGAGCAATGACCAAAAAATCTCCTCTTCGTATCGGCATTGATGCACGCATGTATTCCGCGGCGTTTACGGGAATCGGGCGATATGTTTTTGAGCTCACGCAACGTCTTTTTAAGCGTTCCGAAAACGAAGCCATTGAATGGACTCTTTTTATGAATGAGCCGGAATTTAATGCGTTTTCCCCACCGAATGATTGGGTGAAAAAAGTGCTCGTGAATGCCAAACATTATTCGTGGGCCGAGCAAGTTCGATTTTTGAAAATCCTCAATCGGGAAAAGCTTGATTTGATGCATTTTACGCATTTCAATGCCCCGCTTTTTTATCGCCGGCCGAGCGTGGTGACCATTCACGACCTCACTCTTTCTTTTTATCCGGGGAAAAAAATGCGGTCGCCCATTCATCGACTTGCGTATCATCTCGTGTTGAATTCCGTGGTGCGCCATGCGCGAGGTATTATTACGGTCTCCAAACACACGCGAAAAGACTTGGTACATTTAATTAAAGTTCCCGAGTCCAAAATTCAGGTGATTTATGAGGCGGCGGGGGAAGAATTCCGGGTTTTGAACGATAAAAAACTCATTGAAAACACATTAAAACACCTTAGGATTGATCGTGATTTTATTTTGTACACCGGAGTATGGCGCGATCATAAAAATCTGGTGCGTTTAATTCAGGCATTTGCAACATTATGTGAAAAGCCAACTTTTGACGGACTTCTTGTGATCACGGGACGCGAGGATCCTTTTTATCCGGAAGTGAAGGCCACTATTCAAAAATTAGGCCTTGAAAAGCGCGTGGTTTTAACCGGGTTGGTGAGTGAACGGGATCTTGTGGTCTTGTACAACGCGGCGCGTTTTTATGTGCTGCCTTCGTTGTATGAAGGATTTGGATTGTCTCCCCTCGAGGCTATGGCGTGCGGAACACCGGTGGCGGCTTCCAATACGTCCTGCATTCCCGAGGTATGCGGAGAGAAAAACGCCCTCTTTTTTGACCCTTATAAGATTGAAGATATGGCGCGAGTTTTGTCGTCCTTATGGGAAGATTCCAGCCTTCGTGGCACACTTCTCGAACAAGGATTTCAGCGTATCCGTGATTTTTCATGGGACAAAATGGCAGAAGAAACGTTTGAATTTTATAAAAAATCATTATGACATTCGAGGATTCAACTCGGGTCGGAAATTTCACTCCCTTGAGTAAAATTCTTCCGAATATTGTGGGCCGATTTCAACTCACTCGACAAGTGACAAGTGCGGTGATTTGCGAAGAATTTCGAAAAGTCGCAACCACGTTGTGGGGCGAGGACGTTTTAACGCATTTGAAGCCCAAATTTTTCCAAAAAGAATTGCTCATGATTTCCGTGGAAAGCTCGGTGTGGGCGCAAGAAGTTCAATTTAAAAAAACCGCAATTTTGGATCATTTTAATAAAGTTTTCCCAAAAAAGCCGGTGAAAAACATTAAGACGTGCGTTG from Candidatus Gracilibacteria bacterium includes the following:
- a CDS encoding glycosyltransferase family 1 protein codes for the protein MTKKSPLRIGIDARMYSAAFTGIGRYVFELTQRLFKRSENEAIEWTLFMNEPEFNAFSPPNDWVKKVLVNAKHYSWAEQVRFLKILNREKLDLMHFTHFNAPLFYRRPSVVTIHDLTLSFYPGKKMRSPIHRLAYHLVLNSVVRHARGIITVSKHTRKDLVHLIKVPESKIQVIYEAAGEEFRVLNDKKLIENTLKHLRIDRDFILYTGVWRDHKNLVRLIQAFATLCEKPTFDGLLVITGREDPFYPEVKATIQKLGLEKRVVLTGLVSERDLVVLYNAARFYVLPSLYEGFGLSPLEAMACGTPVAASNTSCIPEVCGEKNALFFDPYKIEDMARVLSSLWEDSSLRGTLLEQGFQRIRDFSWDKMAEETFEFYKKSLGHSRIQLGSEISLPGVKFFRILWADFNSLDKGQVRGFAKNFEKSQPRCGARTF